A window of Paraburkholderia megapolitana genomic DNA:
GTTCCAGGGCAGCGATCTGCGTCATGTCTTCGTCCGTCAGTTGCAACGACTGTGCGAGCAGGTTGCTGCAAAGGTTTTCACGCTTCGTCGACGACGGAATCACCGAATAGCCCAGTTGCAGCGCCCAGGCGAGCGCTACCTGGGCGGGTGTCGCGTGATGACGGTTCGCGATCGCGCCGATCACCGGGTCCTTGAGCACCTTGCCGTACGCGAGTGTCATGTACGACGTGACGTGAATGTCCTGGCCTTGCAGGAACTCGACCAGCTTGCGGTTTTGCAGGTACGGACTCAATTCGATCTGGTTCGTAGCGATCTCGCTCTTGCCGACAGCCGAGATAGCCCGCTGCGTCAGTTCGATATTGAAGTTGGAGATGCCGATCTGGCGCGTCAGGCCCGCTGCTTTGGCTTCGGCCAGTGCGGTCACGAATTCGTCGAGCGCGACGCCGTTGTCCGGCGCCGGCCAATGGATCAAGGTCAGGTCGACATGGTCGGTGCGCAACTTCGCGAGGCTGTCCTTGAGACTCGGAATCAGCTTTGCTCGTGCGTAATTGTCGACCCAGATCTTGGTGGTGAGAAACAGCTCGTCGCGCGCTACGCCGGATTCGGCGATGCCCTGGCCGACTTCAGCTTCGTTGCCGTAAATCTGCGCGGTGTCGACGCACCGGTAGCCCAGTTCCAGGCCGTTGCGCACCGAATCGACGACGACCTGACCTTGAAGACGGAACGTACCGAGACCGAAGGAAGGGATATTGCTCATGATGTTTTGAACCTCGAAGGGAGTGAAGCGGACGAAACCGGCGCCCAGTGAAGCGAATTCTGCCGGTTTCGACACCTGCTAAAAACCGCTTGAAACAGGGATGATTTTTGACTTCGCATCAGCATTCGCTGGCCGTGATAGTCAGGCCGCGTGCTGTGCGGCGTTGACGTTGTCGCATGATCTGAATCAACACGAGTGCGAGACCTGCCGCAGCGATCAGCGCACCGGCAATCGGCACCGCCGGGTAGCCGAACCCTGCCGAAATCGCTGCAC
This region includes:
- the dkgB gene encoding 2,5-didehydrogluconate reductase DkgB; the encoded protein is MSNIPSFGLGTFRLQGQVVVDSVRNGLELGYRCVDTAQIYGNEAEVGQGIAESGVARDELFLTTKIWVDNYARAKLIPSLKDSLAKLRTDHVDLTLIHWPAPDNGVALDEFVTALAEAKAAGLTRQIGISNFNIELTQRAISAVGKSEIATNQIELSPYLQNRKLVEFLQGQDIHVTSYMTLAYGKVLKDPVIGAIANRHHATPAQVALAWALQLGYSVIPSSTKRENLCSNLLAQSLQLTDEDMTQIAALERNGREVSPAGLAPVWD